Proteins encoded in a region of the Mucispirillum schaedleri ASF457 genome:
- a CDS encoding acrylyl-CoA reductase family protein: MSTFRSFVIKENNGAIVKDVILENTENLPAGDVLIKVMYSTINSYDVLFSRENTSFRKNTYPYVPGVDAAGIVVESNSTHYREGDEVLIFGNGLGQDVPGGFGQFVRVPESWIVSLPTGLSMQDSMTLGSDGIAAAISVMEIMAAGIQTNSKEVIVGGSSYGIGAFAVSILALCGYNVTAVTKYMECEDFIYELGAKEVLSIDNFTDNSGKHLLEDKYVAGIDTLGGDVLDTMIRSVKGGSTIAVCGAVLSETFSSSLLPLILRGINLVGIDSLRCSHSLKREALYRLAGDWYLKTLSFMCNEISIFEINEYLDKMNNNLIKGRIVVNHKL, encoded by the coding sequence TAGATCCTTTGTTATCAAAGAAAATAATGGAGCTATCGTTAAAGATGTAATCTTGGAAAATACTGAAAATTTACCAGCAGGCGATGTGTTAATTAAAGTAATGTATTCTACAATTAATTCCTATGATGTTCTTTTTTCAAGAGAAAATACTTCTTTTCGTAAAAATACATATCCTTATGTTCCCGGTGTTGATGCAGCAGGTATAGTTGTTGAATCTAACTCTACTCATTACAGGGAGGGAGATGAGGTATTAATATTTGGCAATGGTTTAGGTCAGGATGTGCCCGGTGGATTTGGTCAGTTTGTTCGTGTTCCAGAATCATGGATAGTTAGTCTTCCAACAGGGTTATCTATGCAGGATAGTATGACACTTGGCTCTGATGGTATTGCTGCAGCTATTTCGGTTATGGAAATTATGGCAGCAGGTATTCAGACTAATTCAAAAGAAGTTATTGTTGGCGGCTCATCTTACGGCATAGGTGCTTTTGCTGTTTCTATACTTGCTTTATGTGGTTATAATGTTACTGCAGTTACTAAATATATGGAATGTGAAGATTTTATTTATGAGCTGGGTGCAAAAGAAGTTCTTAGTATAGACAACTTTACAGATAATTCTGGCAAACATCTATTAGAAGATAAATATGTAGCCGGCATAGATACTCTTGGTGGTGATGTTTTAGATACTATGATACGCTCAGTTAAAGGTGGCTCAACTATTGCTGTATGTGGTGCTGTTCTTAGTGAAACATTTTCATCTTCATTACTGCCTTTAATATTAAGGGGTATCAACCTTGTTGGCATAGATTCTCTTAGATGTTCTCATAGTTTAAAAAGGGAAGCTTTATATAGATTAGCAGGTGACTGGTATCTTAAAACTCTTTCATTTATGTGTAATGAAATATCTATTTTTGAAATTAATGAATATCTTGATAAAATGAATAATAATCTAATCAAAGGCAGGATAGTTGTTAATCATAAGTTATAG
- a CDS encoding ArnT family glycosyltransferase — translation MKTNRMAGFFIILAAIYYCWNAYVLPVRADEAYLYLKSMGLSWSTLAPTGLIEYILKGMDFFGSSAFQLRLPSIIFISFSALIIYELTLKISNIYGAWFSMILFFVSPSITYSYISMTPNALLIFCFASYIYAFYMVTSDKDKSVKYYVWMAVSIICAISVDFSGILILLNQIIYILIKRDIRSDKKYLLVIILSSAALMIFAACHYYGIFDLFYKYPVEFGNHFAYRLLLFIIIYLPVIFIIFAAIRNKKIDDTMLPLFISCIVFAAGGIIFSAVYDYDVRNLGALLIPALVLSGYYYEMYGYKITIGVITTVLMLVSVYTNISSNSFLKPKYMDNIRMYESIRMSIQDISGSYGSCIFSYDPQLSSILAYNTFTYPEACTVTECRSVSGVFVSKEKEDDLSKFFSEVQEANIYRFMSIKDGKSTFYFYKVSGLKKNQQ, via the coding sequence TTGAAAACAAATAGAATGGCAGGTTTTTTTATTATTTTAGCAGCAATATATTACTGCTGGAATGCTTATGTTTTGCCAGTAAGAGCTGATGAAGCATATCTTTATTTAAAAAGCATGGGTCTTTCATGGTCAACCCTTGCACCAACAGGTTTAATAGAATATATCCTTAAAGGCATGGATTTCTTTGGCTCATCTGCATTTCAGTTAAGGCTGCCGTCTATTATTTTTATTTCTTTTTCAGCACTTATTATTTATGAGCTTACATTAAAAATATCAAATATTTATGGTGCATGGTTTAGTATGATATTATTTTTTGTTTCACCATCTATTACTTATTCTTATATTTCAATGACACCAAATGCACTTTTAATATTCTGTTTTGCCTCATATATTTATGCTTTTTATATGGTCACATCTGATAAAGATAAATCTGTAAAATATTATGTATGGATGGCTGTATCTATTATATGTGCCATTAGTGTAGATTTTTCAGGCATACTTATTTTACTAAACCAGATTATTTATATCTTAATTAAAAGAGATATTCGTTCTGATAAAAAATATTTGCTTGTTATAATTTTATCTTCTGCAGCTTTAATGATATTTGCAGCATGTCATTACTATGGCATATTTGATTTGTTTTATAAATATCCAGTAGAGTTTGGAAACCATTTTGCATACAGACTGCTGCTTTTTATAATTATTTATCTGCCTGTTATATTTATTATTTTTGCAGCAATAAGGAATAAAAAAATAGATGATACTATGCTTCCATTATTTATATCATGTATTGTTTTTGCAGCAGGCGGTATTATTTTTAGTGCAGTATATGATTATGATGTTCGTAATTTAGGAGCACTGCTTATTCCTGCATTAGTTTTATCTGGTTATTATTATGAAATGTATGGCTATAAAATAACAATAGGTGTTATTACCACAGTTTTAATGCTTGTATCTGTATATACAAATATAAGCAGTAACTCATTTCTTAAACCAAAGTATATGGATAATATAAGGATGTATGAATCTATCCGTATGTCTATACAGGATATATCAGGAAGTTATGGCAGCTGTATTTTCAGCTATGACCCACAATTATCATCTATTCTTGCATATAATACATTTACTTATCCAGAAGCCTGCACAGTAACAGAGTGTAGAAGTGTTTCAGGAGTGTTTGTTTCAAAAGAAAAAGAAGATGATTTATCTAAATTTTTTTCAGAAGTTCAGGAAGCAAATATTTATAGATTTATGAGTATAAAAGATGGTAAATCAACATTTTATTTTTATAAGGTAAGTGGTTTAAAGAAAAATCAGCAGTAA
- a CDS encoding putative metalloprotease CJM1_0395 family protein produces the protein MSVSALTNSFYNYVPVTSSQYETSSNKNVSNTQTQENIKATDEKQTQNQIISNSYEENNKNTLSNNSDDNKNISYFTGEEILASRPEKSSNSDKQLTEEEQKQVDKLKSRDREVKTHEQAHIAAGGSYVKGGASYDYQTGPDGKQYAVGGSVNIDTSPVADDPEATIAKAQVVIKAALAPADPSSQDQKVASEARQMMNDARKELNSQKNTEISSKENTENTTASINENESKKTTVNIDENTYSSASANVSSKENMEKTNTDNNMAAAQTPVQNTKESSITSVKQKNNQIITASSYNTGSIISLTA, from the coding sequence ATGAGTGTTTCTGCTTTAACTAATTCTTTTTACAATTATGTTCCTGTTACTTCATCTCAGTATGAAACATCAAGCAATAAGAATGTGTCTAACACTCAAACACAAGAAAATATTAAAGCAACAGATGAAAAACAAACACAAAATCAAATAATATCAAATAGTTATGAAGAAAATAATAAAAATACTTTAAGTAATAATTCTGATGATAATAAAAATATATCATATTTTACTGGTGAGGAAATACTTGCATCAAGACCAGAAAAAAGCAGTAACTCTGATAAACAGCTTACAGAAGAAGAACAAAAACAAGTAGATAAACTTAAATCAAGAGATAGAGAAGTGAAAACTCATGAGCAGGCACATATTGCAGCAGGCGGTTCTTATGTTAAGGGTGGTGCAAGCTATGATTATCAGACTGGACCAGACGGGAAACAGTATGCAGTTGGCGGCAGTGTAAATATAGACACTTCCCCTGTTGCTGATGACCCAGAAGCAACTATTGCAAAAGCACAGGTAGTTATCAAAGCAGCTCTTGCCCCTGCTGATCCATCAAGTCAGGACCAAAAAGTAGCCTCAGAAGCAAGACAGATGATGAATGATGCAAGAAAAGAATTAAACAGCCAGAAAAATACTGAAATAAGTTCAAAAGAAAACACAGAAAATACAACTGCCAGCATAAATGAAAATGAAAGCAAAAAAACTACTGTAAATATTGATGAAAACACATATTCATCTGCAAGTGCAAATGTTTCTTCAAAAGAAAATATGGAAAAAACTAATACAGATAATAATATGGCAGCAGCACAAACACCAGTGCAGAATACAAAAGAAAGCAGTATCACATCAGTAAAGCAGAAGAATAATCAAATAATAACTGCATCATCTTATAATACTGGCTCTATTATATCATTAACTGCTTAA
- a CDS encoding division/cell wall cluster transcriptional repressor MraZ, producing the protein MGFSGNYLNKFDEAGRLSLPAKMREELRAGFGNDALMAYSINGIVKIYPKSVYDVNMKNMHEAAKQNANAYKIFRILSSSAFAVEINSSGRMNIPAQIRQSADLKEECYVIGSYDVIELWNKEKWEKESASFDLALEDNAAVLSGFMDMIVSE; encoded by the coding sequence GTGGGTTTTTCAGGTAATTATCTGAATAAGTTTGATGAAGCTGGCAGATTAAGTCTTCCTGCAAAAATGCGTGAAGAGCTGCGTGCAGGCTTTGGCAATGATGCATTAATGGCATACTCCATTAATGGTATAGTGAAAATCTACCCAAAATCCGTTTATGATGTAAATATGAAAAATATGCATGAAGCAGCAAAGCAGAATGCAAATGCATATAAAATATTTAGAATATTAAGTTCATCAGCTTTTGCTGTAGAAATAAACAGCTCAGGCAGAATGAATATACCTGCACAAATAAGACAGAGTGCTGATTTAAAAGAAGAATGTTATGTTATTGGTTCTTATGATGTTATAGAGCTTTGGAATAAAGAAAAATGGGAAAAAGAAAGTGCTTCTTTTGATTTAGCATTAGAAGATAATGCTGCTGTTTTATCAGGTTTTATGGATATGATTGTTTCGGAGTAA
- the rsmH gene encoding 16S rRNA (cytosine(1402)-N(4))-methyltransferase RsmH, with translation MHISVLYYELIDSLNISADGIYVDCTGGGGGHAGLLLERLGENGRLIIFDRDIDAVARLNSKFAEDRRVEVVHSNFADIDTALLSRNIEKVDGIYADFGVSSFQLQEAERGFSFRKDGPLDMRMDTTCGEPVSEIINTYSESNLSTIIYKYGEERFSRQIASAVIKRRAVKPFAATLDFAEVVKGAIPKKFHKKGINPATKTFQAFRIFVNGELDAVETLMSKVSSLLKTNGRFAAVSFHSLEDRIVKEWLNHYAAPCTCPDSFPVCVCGKEPEMKVITRKPIVPSEKEVMHNPLSRSAKLRVGERI, from the coding sequence GTGCATATCTCCGTTTTGTATTATGAGTTAATTGATAGTTTAAATATTTCTGCTGATGGTATATATGTTGACTGCACTGGCGGTGGTGGAGGCCATGCTGGTTTGCTGCTTGAAAGGCTTGGAGAAAATGGCAGGCTTATTATCTTTGACAGGGATATAGATGCTGTTGCAAGGCTTAATAGTAAGTTTGCAGAAGATAGAAGAGTAGAAGTTGTGCACAGCAATTTTGCAGATATTGATACTGCTCTTTTAAGCAGAAATATTGAAAAAGTAGATGGGATATATGCAGACTTTGGTGTATCATCCTTTCAGCTGCAAGAGGCTGAGCGTGGGTTTTCTTTTAGAAAAGACGGCCCGCTTGATATGCGTATGGATACTACTTGTGGAGAACCTGTAAGTGAAATCATCAATACTTATTCTGAAAGTAACCTTTCTACTATAATTTATAAATATGGTGAAGAAAGGTTTTCACGCCAGATTGCCTCAGCAGTGATAAAAAGGCGTGCTGTTAAACCATTTGCTGCAACATTAGATTTTGCAGAAGTTGTTAAAGGTGCTATACCTAAAAAATTTCATAAAAAAGGCATAAACCCTGCAACAAAAACTTTTCAGGCTTTTCGTATTTTTGTAAATGGAGAGCTTGATGCAGTAGAAACATTAATGAGTAAAGTATCTTCTCTATTAAAAACTAATGGACGGTTTGCTGCTGTTTCATTCCATTCATTAGAAGATAGAATAGTAAAAGAATGGCTTAATCATTATGCAGCACCATGCACATGTCCTGACAGTTTTCCAGTATGTGTATGTGGTAAAGAGCCAGAGATGAAAGTAATAACTAGAAAACCTATTGTTCCAAGCGAGAAAGAGGTAATGCATAACCCTCTTTCACGCAGTGCAAAATTAAGGGTAGGAGAGAGAATATAA
- a CDS encoding peptidoglycan D,D-transpeptidase FtsI family protein — MLREGAKVFGAKNGSVVAMDIKTGEIIISANVNSFNPHIYWKYPSAYWSNHSFNYVFEPGSIFKSVAFSYLHNSDKLDRNRLIDTSKKITIGKYTYSDTKYYGTLTVDEVFTHSSNIGMTQLIRNENNNKQSFYDFLIKSGFGDKTGIYGASEEAGIIKPVSAWSKTSLTSMAIGYEVLVTPLQVVRFYGALANNGIMVNPKIISKIVRGNEIAIPEHVETQVLSKETASYMLDLMQKTVEDGTGQKAKTQLTKIAGKTGTARVYDNKAGAYSTQNYSASFAGVFPAENPKVAMIVVYESPRSSIYGGSTAANIFRQIAEFVSTEKHYFEPEIEVAANEN, encoded by the coding sequence ATATTAAGAGAAGGTGCAAAAGTATTTGGAGCAAAAAATGGCTCTGTTGTAGCAATGGATATAAAAACTGGGGAAATAATAATTTCTGCTAATGTAAACAGCTTTAACCCGCATATTTACTGGAAATATCCAAGTGCATACTGGAGCAACCACAGTTTTAATTATGTTTTTGAGCCCGGCTCTATTTTTAAATCTGTAGCATTCAGTTATCTGCATAATAGTGATAAGCTTGACAGAAACAGGCTGATAGATACAAGTAAAAAAATAACTATTGGAAAATATACTTATTCTGATACAAAATATTACGGCACATTAACTGTTGATGAAGTTTTTACTCATTCAAGTAATATTGGTATGACTCAGCTTATTAGAAATGAAAATAATAATAAGCAGAGTTTTTATGATTTTTTAATAAAATCAGGTTTTGGCGATAAAACTGGTATATATGGAGCAAGCGAGGAAGCAGGTATTATTAAGCCTGTTTCAGCATGGTCAAAAACAAGCCTTACTTCTATGGCAATAGGTTATGAAGTCCTTGTTACTCCATTGCAGGTAGTTCGTTTTTATGGGGCTCTTGCAAATAATGGCATAATGGTAAACCCTAAAATAATATCTAAAATAGTAAGGGGTAATGAGATAGCGATACCAGAGCATGTTGAAACTCAAGTTTTATCAAAGGAAACTGCAAGCTATATGCTTGATTTAATGCAGAAAACTGTTGAAGACGGCACAGGGCAGAAAGCAAAAACTCAATTAACAAAAATAGCTGGTAAAACAGGAACGGCAAGAGTGTATGATAATAAAGCAGGTGCTTATTCTACTCAAAACTATTCTGCAAGTTTTGCAGGAGTTTTTCCTGCAGAAAATCCAAAAGTAGCTATGATAGTAGTGTATGAATCACCTAGAAGCTCAATATATGGCGGCTCAACTGCTGCAAATATTTTCAGGCAGATAGCAGAGTTTGTTTCTACTGAAAAACATTATTTTGAGCCGGAAATAGAGGTGGCAGCAAATGAAAATTAA
- a CDS encoding UDP-N-acetylmuramoyl-L-alanyl-D-glutamate--2,6-diaminopimelate ligase, translated as MKIKELVSKLNPVKVNYCGKENIEVKNIAQDSRNPKGTVFFAYKGESYNSNKDAENIYKSGMAEFIICEEDLGDNIAHAVIKNGRKLLAAAVSAFYNEPMKKYCSMAVTGTNGKTTSTYIMESIFHEAGMKTCRIGTTGIMIDDEFVEIDNTTPSPELVYSSLARGLEIGCTALTMEVSSHALAQGRINGAFFEIAVFTNLTGDHLDFHKNMENYFEAKALLFTDTYSKHRVINVRNEYGKKLADRIKENLITFNIFDNNADIFPVKYTSTVYGIDAEISVFGKIINIHSMLIGEYNLENILGAVGAAYSLGISLDDIAKGIKNLKNVPGRLEKFSNKNITAFVDYAHTDDAIVNAISSLRQVAGGRIITVFGAGGDRDTAKRPRMAYASTELSDITIITSDNPRTEDPLKIIDDIVKGVKQGSKYYVEADREKAIAKAVSIAKEHDIIFIAGKGHEDYQIIGKNKHHFDDRLVVQKYLGAL; from the coding sequence ATGAAAATTAAAGAGCTGGTATCAAAATTAAACCCAGTAAAAGTTAATTACTGTGGCAAAGAAAATATAGAAGTTAAAAATATTGCTCAAGATTCTAGAAATCCGAAAGGCACAGTATTTTTTGCATATAAAGGTGAAAGTTATAATTCTAATAAAGATGCAGAAAATATATATAAAAGCGGTATGGCGGAATTTATTATATGCGAAGAAGATTTAGGTGATAATATCGCCCATGCAGTTATAAAAAATGGCAGGAAGCTTTTGGCTGCTGCTGTATCAGCTTTTTATAATGAGCCTATGAAAAAATACTGCTCTATGGCAGTAACTGGAACAAATGGTAAAACTACTTCCACATATATTATGGAAAGTATTTTTCATGAAGCAGGTATGAAAACATGCAGAATAGGCACTACTGGCATTATGATAGATGATGAGTTTGTAGAAATTGATAATACTACACCCTCTCCTGAGCTTGTATATTCAAGCCTTGCCCGCGGACTAGAAATCGGCTGCACAGCTCTTACTATGGAAGTATCAAGCCATGCACTTGCACAAGGCCGCATAAATGGTGCTTTTTTTGAAATAGCAGTGTTTACTAACTTAACAGGCGACCATTTAGATTTTCATAAAAATATGGAAAACTATTTTGAAGCAAAAGCACTGCTTTTTACTGATACTTACAGCAAACACAGAGTTATAAATGTAAGAAATGAATATGGTAAAAAATTAGCAGACAGAATAAAAGAAAACTTAATTACTTTTAATATTTTTGATAATAATGCAGATATTTTTCCAGTAAAATATACATCAACAGTGTATGGAATAGATGCAGAAATATCTGTATTTGGTAAAATAATAAATATTCATTCTATGCTTATAGGTGAATATAATTTAGAAAATATTTTAGGAGCAGTGGGTGCAGCTTATTCATTAGGAATAAGTTTAGATGATATAGCAAAAGGTATAAAAAACCTTAAAAATGTGCCGGGCAGGCTGGAGAAATTTAGTAATAAAAATATTACTGCATTTGTAGATTATGCACATACTGATGATGCTATTGTTAATGCCATCTCATCACTCAGGCAGGTAGCAGGCGGCAGAATAATCACAGTATTTGGAGCAGGTGGCGATAGAGATACTGCAAAGCGTCCTAGAATGGCTTATGCTTCCACAGAGCTTTCAGATATTACTATCATTACAAGCGATAATCCACGAACAGAAGACCCGCTTAAAATAATAGATGATATTGTAAAAGGTGTTAAGCAGGGCAGCAAATATTATGTAGAAGCAGATAGAGAAAAAGCTATTGCAAAAGCTGTATCTATTGCAAAAGAGCATGACATTATATTTATTGCAGGCAAAGGGCATGAAGATTATCAGATTATAGGAAAAAATAAACATCATTTTGATGACAGACTTGTAGTGCAGAAATATCTTGGAGCATTATAA
- a CDS encoding UDP-N-acetylmuramoyl-tripeptide--D-alanyl-D-alanine ligase, with the protein MKVSDILTKVPVIKSDIVCDEEVNGAFLDSRLVHRGSLFFACCGENADGNLYAQTALDKGAVAVIMDNESIYNEVHGNKLLVNNTLEFMQQLGRYRFDELHNSNKIVIAVTGSFGKTGMKEMLKYIFSQNERVYATEGNKNNMLGVMLTGCGIDDNAGTIIIELGSNNFGEIKELTEIVRPNTAIVTSVGHAHIGRFKTFERLLFEKMSISDGLTKDGEFIIPTKLTPFVPKGDFKFRTFGESAFSGIRITEYKHHGEYITFKTSLTEKEFRINHPYMHIAENSLCAIYAALLSGIDEEKIFAGLINYKLPKGHGSFENIGDIFLIDDSYNAGFESFIKSTESLHLINKTPKYAVYGEMGEIEGYEEELYNEITQLAFSYPDINFYLTGQSYAKAKELENRKIFLTKDDCIKAVKEIKNGVVIVKASRAKKFEDIVKVVKEK; encoded by the coding sequence ATGAAAGTATCAGATATTTTAACAAAAGTTCCTGTTATAAAGAGTGATATAGTATGTGATGAAGAAGTAAACGGTGCTTTTCTTGATTCCAGACTTGTGCATCGCGGCTCACTTTTTTTTGCATGCTGCGGTGAAAATGCAGATGGGAATTTATATGCTCAAACAGCATTAGATAAAGGTGCTGTTGCAGTTATTATGGATAATGAAAGCATATATAATGAAGTGCATGGCAATAAATTATTAGTTAATAATACTTTGGAATTTATGCAGCAGTTAGGAAGATACAGGTTTGATGAACTGCATAATTCAAATAAAATAGTGATAGCTGTTACAGGTTCCTTTGGCAAAACAGGAATGAAAGAAATGCTTAAATACATTTTCAGCCAGAATGAAAGAGTATATGCAACAGAGGGCAATAAAAATAATATGCTTGGTGTTATGCTTACAGGCTGTGGAATAGATGATAATGCTGGCACAATAATAATAGAGCTTGGTTCAAATAATTTTGGAGAAATCAAAGAGTTAACAGAAATTGTCCGCCCAAACACAGCAATAGTTACAAGTGTAGGGCATGCTCACATTGGCAGATTTAAAACATTTGAAAGGCTGCTGTTTGAAAAAATGTCTATAAGTGACGGCTTAACAAAGGACGGCGAATTTATTATACCTACAAAACTGACACCATTTGTTCCAAAAGGAGATTTTAAATTTAGAACTTTTGGAGAAAGTGCATTTTCAGGCATAAGAATAACAGAATATAAGCACCATGGCGAATATATTACATTTAAAACAAGTTTAACTGAAAAAGAGTTTAGGATAAATCATCCATATATGCATATTGCAGAAAACTCGCTTTGTGCCATATATGCAGCACTTTTATCAGGTATTGATGAAGAAAAAATTTTTGCTGGTCTTATAAATTATAAATTACCAAAAGGACACGGCAGTTTTGAAAATATTGGTGATATATTTTTAATTGATGACAGCTATAATGCAGGGTTTGAATCTTTTATAAAAAGCACAGAAAGCCTGCATTTAATTAATAAAACACCAAAATATGCAGTATATGGTGAAATGGGTGAAATAGAAGGGTATGAAGAAGAGCTTTATAATGAAATTACTCAGCTTGCTTTTTCTTATCCTGATATTAATTTCTACCTTACAGGGCAAAGCTATGCAAAAGCAAAAGAGCTTGAAAACAGAAAAATATTTTTAACAAAAGATGACTGTATAAAAGCAGTAAAAGAAATAAAAAACGGTGTAGTTATAGTAAAAGCTTCAAGAGCTAAAAAATTTGAAGATATAGTAAAAGTAGTAAAAGAGAAGTAG
- the mraY gene encoding phospho-N-acetylmuramoyl-pentapeptide-transferase gives MLYNLLYPLSSQFTFLNVFQYITFRTMFATLTALIITMLIGDIVTDMLKRWKLSQITKGYEPKRHKAKEGTPTMGGIMIIGTTMISTLLWADVTNHYIILLLILFTGFGAVGFADDYVKTIKRNPEGLKGRTKLVYEIIISTIVVYLLIMLDNSGKVTSITLPFFKNFIIDVSWFYLPFAVFVIVACSNAVNLTDGLDGLVTVPAITAFAVYGLFAYIMSNYTFTNYLYLPHLPQTGELAVFCGAMFGAGLGFLWFNTFPATIFMGDVGSLSIGGSLGLIACMVKQEILLVIVGGLFVMEALSVILQVGYFKITHGKRLFRMAPLHHHFELKGWSEPKIIIRFWIITFILAILAISTLKLR, from the coding sequence ATGCTTTATAATTTATTATACCCGCTTTCATCACAGTTTACATTTCTGAATGTATTTCAATACATTACATTCAGGACTATGTTTGCAACACTCACAGCCTTAATCATTACAATGCTTATAGGCGACATTGTTACAGATATGCTGAAAAGGTGGAAGCTCTCACAAATAACAAAAGGTTATGAGCCAAAACGCCACAAAGCAAAAGAAGGTACCCCAACTATGGGCGGTATAATGATTATAGGCACAACAATGATTTCTACATTATTATGGGCAGATGTTACTAACCATTATATTATACTGCTTTTAATATTATTTACAGGCTTTGGAGCAGTAGGGTTTGCTGATGACTATGTGAAAACTATTAAAAGAAACCCTGAAGGCTTAAAAGGCAGAACAAAACTTGTATATGAAATTATTATATCTACAATTGTAGTTTATTTATTAATAATGCTTGATAATTCTGGTAAAGTAACAAGCATAACTTTACCATTTTTTAAAAATTTTATAATAGATGTCAGCTGGTTTTATCTGCCATTTGCTGTATTTGTAATAGTTGCATGCAGTAATGCAGTAAATTTAACAGATGGCTTAGATGGGCTTGTTACAGTGCCAGCTATTACTGCTTTTGCGGTTTATGGTTTATTTGCATACATTATGAGTAACTATACATTTACAAACTACTTATATCTGCCGCATCTTCCTCAGACTGGGGAGCTTGCAGTATTCTGTGGTGCAATGTTTGGTGCAGGGCTTGGGTTTTTATGGTTTAATACATTTCCTGCAACTATTTTTATGGGTGATGTAGGCTCTCTTTCAATAGGCGGCTCATTAGGCTTAATTGCATGTATGGTTAAACAGGAAATACTGCTTGTTATTGTTGGCGGGTTATTTGTTATGGAAGCATTATCTGTAATATTACAGGTAGGTTATTTTAAAATAACACATGGTAAAAGGCTTTTTAGAATGGCACCACTTCACCACCATTTTGAATTAAAAGGCTGGAGTGAGCCGAAAATTATTATCAGGTTTTGGATAATTACATTTATACTTGCAATACTTGCAATAAGCACACTTAAATTAAGGTAG